One window of Camelina sativa cultivar DH55 chromosome 4, Cs, whole genome shotgun sequence genomic DNA carries:
- the LOC104783280 gene encoding uncharacterized protein LOC104783280 produces the protein MASEESMVINSSSVLDEDDYVDDSTDHDGFHHYYQTRQNSLSRLSICTSSFHEDDEDHHHHHPSELLGNFVSALSLESLDDDVGADADGEISDDGDVSDSDKESSGFYSLPETTSHRRRKLTVSGDGTNKCNIVSQRREKSRRGNQYGHGFNGVERDSDGDGGNRYGGGEELTVLTKVIRGGKKSMKMGFEEVKACRDLGFDLEVPGRVSVSGGSNRETQTSSGGNSPIANWRISSPGDDPKEIKARLKMWAQAVALASASR, from the exons ATGGCGTCGGAAGAGAGCATGGTGATCAACTCTTCTTCGGTTTTAGACGAAGATGATTACGTCGACGATAGTACAGATCATGATGGCTTTCATCATTACTACCAGACAAGGCAAAATAGTTTGTCTAGGTTATCTATCTGCACGAGCTCCTTCCACGAAGACGatgaagatcatcatcatcatcatccttcagAGCTACTTGGTAATTTCGTCTCTGCTCTGTCACTAGAGAGCTTGGACGATGACGTCGGAGCCGATGCCGACGGGGAAATCTCCGATGATGGTGACGTTTCGGATTCCGACAAGGAATCTTCCGGGTTCTACTCTCTCCCGGAGACCACATCTCACCGGAGAAGGAAACTCACGGTTTCCGGCGATGGTACTAATAAGTGTAATATAGTAAGTCAACGGAGAGAAAAGAGCAGAAGAGGGAATCAGTACGGTCACGGGTTTAACGGCGTTGAGAGAGACAGCGACGGAGACGGCGGGAACCGTtacggaggaggagaagagttGACGGTGCTAACGAAGGTGATCAGAGGAGGGAAGAAGTCAATGAAGATGGGGTTTGAAGAAGTGAAAGCCTGCAGAGATCTCGGGTTCGATTTGGAAGTTCCGGGTCGGGTTTCTGTATCCGGCGGGTCAAACAGGGAGACTCAGACTAGTAGTGGCGGCAACTCTCCCATTGCCAACTGGCGTATCTCAAGTCCTG GGGATGATCCGAAAGAGATTAAGGCAAGATTGAAGATGTGGGCACAAGCGGTAGCTTTAGCTTCTGCATCACGTTAA
- the LOC104783281 gene encoding cytochrome P450 709B2 — MELLSTINLLALALVVLVVPKIYGVCWILFWRPLMLSRRFKKQGISGPKYRILHGNLREVRKMKKEAKLSVLDPNSNDIVPRVLPHLDQWISQYGETVLYWQGTAPRLCISDHELAKQILSNKFGFFAKSKTKPEILKLAGNGLIFVNDLVWVRHRRILNPAFSMEKIKIMNQLMVDCTLRMFEEWKKQRNGGESEQVMMMNREYKRLTADIIATAAFGSSYAEGIEVFRSQKKLQKCCAASLTDVYIPGVQYFPTPLNLRIWKLGRKVNNSIKRIIDSRLKSESKNYGNDLLGIMLTAARSNESEKKISIDEIIEECKTFFFAGHETTANLLTWSTMLLSLNQDWQEKIREEVINECGKDKIPDAENCSKLKLMNMVFMESLRLYGPVINVLRLASEDMKLGNLEIPKDTTIVLPIVKMHRDKAVWGSDADQFNPMRFENGASRAATHPNALLAFSIGPRACIGQNFAMMEAKTVLAMILQRFRLNLSGEYKHAPADHLTLQPQYDLPVMLKPING; from the exons ATGGAGCTCCTGAGCACGATCAATCTCTTAGCACTAGCTCTTGTAGTCCTTGTAGTTCCTAAGATATATGGAGTTTGTTGGATCCTTTTTTGGCGGCCATTGATGCTATCAAGAAGATTCAAGAAGCAAGGAATCTCAGGTCCAAAATACAGGATCTTGCATGGGAACCTCCGCGAGGTTaggaaaatgaagaaagaagctAAGCTTTCGGTTCTTGATCCAAACTCCAACGATATCGTCCCTCGCGTTTTACCTCATCTTGATCAATGGATTTCTCAATACG GGGAGACGGTTCTCTACTGGCAAGGAACAGCGCCAAGGTTATGCATCTCAGATCATGAGCTAGCGAAACAGATCTTATCTAACAAGTTTGGTTTCTTTGCTAAATCAAAGACAAAACCTGAGATCCTTAAACTTGCTGGTAATGGACTCATCTTCGTAAATGACCTTGTTTGGGTTCGTCATAGACGTATCTTAAACCCTGCATTCTCCATGGAAAaaatcaag ATCATGAACCAACTGATGGTGGACTGCACTTTGAGGATGTTCGAGGAGtggaaaaaacagaggaatggTGGCGAATCCGAgcaagtgatgatgatgaacagagAGTATAAGAGATTGACGGCTGATATTATAGCGACAGCTGCGTTTGGAAGCAGTTATGCGGAAGGAATTGAAGTGTTTAGATCACAAAAGAAGCTCCAAAAGTGTTGTGCTGCTTCTCTTACTGACGTCTATATCCCTGGAGTCCA GTACTTCCCTACGCCTTTGAATCTTCGAATATGGAAACTTGGTAGGAAAGTGAACAACTCgatcaaaagaatcatagaTTCGAGGCTAAAATCGGAATCCAAGAACTACGGAAACGATCTTCTGGGAATCATGTTGACAGCTGCAAGATCTAACGAGTCTGAGAAAAAGATAAGCATTGATGAGATCATAGAAGAATGCAAGACGTTCTTCTTCGCAGGACACGAAACTACTGCGAATCTATTGACATGGAGTACGATGTTGCTTAGCTTGAACCAAGACTGGCAAGAGAAGATCAGGGAAGAGGTTATCAACGAATGCGGTAAAGACAAAATCCCAGATGCAGAGAACTGTTCCAAACTCAAACTG ATGAACATGGTGTTTATGGAGTCACTTCGTCTATACGGACCAGTGATAAATGTGCTCCGATTAGCATCAGAAGATATGAAATTAGGAAACCTAGAGATCCCTAAAGACACGACTATAGTCCTCCCGATCGTGAAGATGCACAGAGACAAAGCCGTTTGGGGAAGTGACGCCGACCAATTCAACCCTATGCGTTTTGAAAACGGCGCTTCTCGTGCCGCTACTCACCCAAACGCACTCCTCGCGTTTTCAATCGGACCAAGAGCTTGCATTGGCCAAAACTTTGCCATGATGGAAGCCAAAACCGTTCTCGCCATGATTCTTCAACGTTTCCGGCTCAATCTCTCCGGAGAGTATAAGCACGCACCGGCGGATCACCTCACTCTTCAGCCGCAGTACGATTTACCTGTGATGCTTAAACCTATCAACGGTTAA